One genomic region from Fictibacillus marinisediminis encodes:
- the purD gene encoding phosphoribosylamine--glycine ligase has translation MNVLVIGKGGREHAIVWRFANSPSVTKVFAAPGNPGMAEMAECVNIEETDHKGLIAFAKENQIALTFVGAEVPLLNGIVNDFKKEGLTIFGPSKEAALIEGSKSFAKDLMDKHGIPTAASKTFTSFREAKDYLHEQGAPIVLKADGLAAGKGVIVALTLEEAEQGLDDMLNNARFGEASASVVMEEYLEGEEFSFMAFVNEEKVYPMVIAQDHKRAYTGDKGPNTGGMGAYSPVPQIPQHVVDEALETVLKPAAQSMMKDGRPFTGILYAGLMLTAQGPKVIEFNARFGDPETQVVLPRLQGDFAEILLAILDKKEIELSWSDEAVLGVVLASGGYPEAYKKGIKITGLNKLNGDTLLFHAGTKQAEEGLVTDGGRILLAAVKGIDLSKAQEAVYEEMAKIQCEASFYRTDIGSKAISRAAF, from the coding sequence ATGAATGTTCTGGTGATAGGAAAAGGCGGCCGCGAGCATGCCATCGTGTGGCGGTTTGCGAACAGCCCGAGTGTAACGAAAGTGTTTGCTGCGCCTGGTAATCCTGGCATGGCTGAAATGGCAGAGTGTGTCAATATCGAGGAAACCGATCACAAGGGTCTAATCGCGTTCGCAAAAGAAAATCAAATCGCTCTTACCTTTGTCGGAGCTGAAGTCCCCTTGTTAAACGGGATCGTGAATGATTTTAAAAAAGAAGGACTCACTATATTCGGGCCGTCTAAGGAAGCAGCATTGATTGAAGGCAGCAAATCGTTTGCGAAAGACCTGATGGACAAGCATGGCATACCGACAGCAGCGTCTAAAACCTTTACTTCTTTCCGTGAAGCAAAGGACTACCTTCATGAGCAGGGAGCTCCGATCGTATTGAAGGCAGATGGACTGGCAGCAGGAAAAGGTGTCATCGTCGCCTTGACGCTTGAAGAAGCGGAGCAGGGCCTTGATGACATGCTGAACAACGCGCGGTTTGGAGAAGCGAGTGCTTCGGTTGTGATGGAAGAGTACCTGGAAGGTGAAGAGTTTTCATTCATGGCTTTTGTTAATGAAGAAAAGGTCTACCCGATGGTCATCGCACAGGATCATAAACGTGCCTATACCGGGGATAAAGGGCCGAATACAGGAGGAATGGGTGCTTACTCGCCGGTTCCGCAGATTCCACAGCATGTCGTGGATGAGGCACTGGAAACAGTCCTGAAACCAGCGGCACAGTCGATGATGAAGGACGGCAGACCGTTTACGGGAATTCTGTATGCCGGCCTCATGCTGACGGCTCAAGGCCCAAAGGTTATCGAGTTCAACGCACGTTTCGGAGACCCGGAAACACAGGTTGTCCTGCCAAGGCTTCAAGGTGATTTTGCGGAAATCCTGCTGGCTATTTTAGATAAGAAAGAGATTGAACTGTCCTGGTCAGACGAGGCTGTACTGGGTGTGGTTCTCGCATCCGGCGGTTATCCAGAAGCATATAAAAAGGGGATCAAGATCACCGGACTGAACAAGCTGAATGGAGATACACTGCTTTTCCACGCTGGAACAAAGCAAGCAGAAGAGGGTCTTGTTACGGACGGCGGGCGAATTCTTCTGGCTGCGGTTAAAGGCATAGACCTCTCCAAAGCGCAGGAAGCGGTGTATGAGGAGATGGCGAAGATACAGTGTGAAGCTTCCTTTTACCGTACGGACATTGGTTCAAAGGCTATTTCACGCGCCGCTTTTTAA
- a CDS encoding YgaP family membrane protein, which translates to MKQNIGILNSMIRIVCGLTMLAMLTAKYTRRPYRGSYVFMMILASMKVAEGILRYCPVTDMIKQGSELKDMDLDDISKEGSAINPS; encoded by the coding sequence ATGAAACAGAACATTGGCATCTTAAACTCCATGATTCGGATCGTGTGCGGATTGACCATGCTGGCGATGCTGACCGCCAAGTACACACGCAGGCCTTACCGCGGTTCTTACGTCTTTATGATGATCCTCGCCTCCATGAAAGTGGCAGAAGGCATCCTGCGCTACTGTCCTGTTACGGATATGATAAAACAAGGATCTGAGCTGAAAGACATGGATTTAGACGATATCTCCAAGGAAGGCTCAGCGATTAATCCGAGCTGA
- a CDS encoding adenine deaminase C-terminal domain-containing protein, whose amino-acid sequence MSNQFLFWSKADLRRHQAVILGELAPSIVLQNATYLNAARHCWAKANIWIYDNRIVYVGDKMPSHTNGTEILDIDGKYVVPGYIEPHAHPFQLYNPQTLGHYASARGTTTFMCDNLMLFLSLPVTKALTIMEDLNRLPFTYYWWCRYDSQSELLNEDSLFSLSNIKKMLASPYVIQGGELTSWPKVLQGDDHILHLMRETRKAGKRIEGHLPGASEKTLTQMALLGVDCDHEAMTGEEAMMRLNLGLTTSLRYSSIRPDLSQILKEMKEIGAAHFDRVIFTTDGSTPAFYEEGVTDKMISIALEEGIDPIDAYKMASYNIARYYGKEHILGMVAPGRVAHLNILDSVQHPNPESVLAKGQWIKRDGEVMEAGAPFPWSDYGMGPLELNWDLSLKDFQFSSLAGIEMVNSVITKPYQIQLNPAEEKLDMEHDECFFMLVDKKGKWRVNTLVKGFAKGVSGFASSYSSTGDLLLIGKSKRDMLAAFNRVKEMKGGIVLVEDGEVISEVKLPLGGGMSSSSVEELIQEEKALTSELRKRGYPFEDPIYSLLFFSSTHLPYIRITQLGIYDVKKKVILFPSIMR is encoded by the coding sequence ATGTCTAACCAGTTCTTGTTTTGGTCGAAGGCGGACCTTCGCCGCCATCAAGCAGTGATCTTGGGCGAATTGGCGCCGTCGATCGTACTGCAGAATGCAACCTACTTAAATGCTGCCCGGCACTGCTGGGCAAAAGCTAACATATGGATTTACGATAACCGCATCGTTTATGTTGGGGATAAAATGCCCAGCCATACGAACGGGACAGAGATTTTGGATATTGACGGTAAATATGTCGTCCCTGGTTACATTGAGCCGCATGCCCATCCATTTCAACTATATAATCCCCAGACTCTTGGCCATTATGCATCGGCAAGGGGCACAACGACATTTATGTGTGATAACCTTATGCTTTTTTTATCATTGCCAGTTACGAAAGCGCTTACTATTATGGAAGACCTGAACCGGCTGCCTTTTACGTACTATTGGTGGTGCCGCTATGATTCCCAGTCAGAGCTCTTGAATGAAGACTCTTTGTTCTCATTGAGCAACATTAAAAAAATGCTCGCTTCTCCTTATGTCATACAGGGCGGAGAGCTGACAAGCTGGCCGAAAGTCCTTCAGGGAGATGATCATATTCTTCATCTCATGCGGGAAACACGCAAGGCCGGAAAGCGGATCGAAGGGCATCTGCCGGGTGCCTCTGAAAAAACCTTGACGCAGATGGCGCTGCTCGGTGTGGATTGCGATCATGAGGCGATGACTGGAGAGGAAGCGATGATGAGACTGAACCTCGGACTTACCACCTCTCTCCGCTATTCCTCCATCCGTCCCGATCTTTCACAGATTTTAAAAGAGATGAAAGAGATCGGAGCGGCTCATTTTGACCGTGTCATCTTTACAACGGACGGATCAACACCGGCATTTTATGAAGAAGGCGTCACGGATAAAATGATTTCTATCGCGCTTGAAGAAGGAATTGATCCGATCGATGCTTATAAAATGGCTTCTTATAACATAGCAAGATATTACGGCAAAGAGCATATACTCGGAATGGTCGCACCGGGAAGAGTAGCACATCTCAATATCCTGGATAGTGTGCAGCACCCGAATCCTGAGTCCGTGCTCGCCAAAGGGCAATGGATCAAGCGTGACGGTGAGGTTATGGAGGCTGGTGCACCGTTCCCTTGGAGCGATTATGGAATGGGGCCGCTCGAATTGAACTGGGATCTGTCGCTGAAAGACTTTCAGTTCAGTTCACTGGCGGGCATTGAGATGGTGAACTCCGTCATTACGAAGCCGTATCAGATCCAGCTCAATCCTGCTGAGGAAAAATTGGATATGGAGCACGATGAATGCTTCTTCATGCTCGTCGACAAAAAAGGCAAGTGGCGGGTAAACACTCTGGTCAAAGGCTTTGCCAAAGGAGTTTCCGGGTTTGCGAGCTCCTATTCGAGCACGGGTGATCTGCTCTTAATCGGAAAAAGCAAGCGGGATATGCTCGCGGCGTTTAACCGTGTAAAAGAGATGAAAGGCGGCATCGTGCTTGTGGAGGACGGAGAAGTCATCAGCGAGGTCAAGCTGCCGCTTGGAGGAGGAATGTCTTCTTCATCAGTCGAAGAACTCATACAGGAAGAAAAGGCATTAACGTCAGAACTGCGAAAAAGAGGATATCCCTTCGAAGATCCGATCTACAGTCTGCTTTTCTTTTCTTCAACTCATTTGCCATATATCCGCATTACACAGCTAGGAATCTATGATGTGAAGAAGAAAGTCATACTCTTTCCTTCGATTATGCGTTAA
- the purL gene encoding phosphoribosylformylglycinamidine synthase subunit PurL: protein MSYLHEPTAEQIQEQKLYRDMGLNDDEFSLVQSIIGRLPNWTETGLFSVMWSEHCSYKNSKPVLRRFPVEGERVLQGPGEGAGVVDIGDGQAVVFKIESHNHPSAIEPYQGAATGVGGIIRDIFSMGARPVALLNSLRFGELTSSRVKYLFEEVVAGIAGYGNCIGIPTVGGEVQFDASYDGNPLVNAMCVGLIDHKDIQKGLAKGAGNSVMYVGARTGRDGIHGATFASEELTEASEEKRPAVQVGDPFMEKLLLEACLELIQNCDALVGIQDMGAAGLTSSSAEMASKAGMGIEMNLDLVPQRELHMSAYEMMLSESQERMLIVMEKGREQEAVEIFEKWGLEAVVVGKVIEEKQLRLVHHGEVVADVPVDALAEEAPVYNKPSKEPAYFSQFQNEEVFVPNVENKKDTLLQLLSQPTIASKSWVFDQYDYMVRTSTVVPPGSDAAVIRIRETDKALAMTTDCNSRYIYLDPETGGKIAVAEAARNLVCSGAEPLAITDCLNYGNPEKPEIFWQLEKSVDGMSEACRTLSTPVIGGNVSLYNETNGVAVYPTPVIGMVGLISHLDHITTQYFKTPGDLVYVIGETQQEFGGSELQKMQLGKISGKAPELHLETEAKRQKQLLEAIQNGLVESAHDVAEGGLSVALAESMMNGGIGASVEVNGDIVSVLYSETQSRFLVSVKPENAKAFEAMVQDAKQIGFVTDTAVLRIDHETGEEVLAATHEELHSAWKGAIPCLLTSKA, encoded by the coding sequence ATGTCTTATCTTCATGAACCTACTGCAGAACAAATTCAGGAGCAAAAATTATACCGTGATATGGGCTTGAACGATGATGAGTTTTCACTCGTACAATCAATCATCGGCCGTCTTCCAAACTGGACGGAAACCGGATTGTTCTCGGTTATGTGGAGTGAGCATTGTTCGTATAAAAACTCCAAGCCTGTCCTTCGCAGGTTCCCGGTAGAAGGAGAACGCGTTCTTCAAGGACCAGGAGAAGGAGCCGGGGTTGTAGACATCGGTGACGGCCAGGCGGTTGTTTTTAAAATCGAAAGCCACAACCATCCTTCTGCCATTGAACCGTACCAAGGTGCAGCAACCGGGGTTGGCGGCATCATTCGCGACATCTTTTCCATGGGCGCGCGTCCTGTCGCACTATTAAACTCACTTCGTTTCGGGGAGTTAACTTCTTCCCGCGTAAAATATTTATTTGAAGAAGTAGTAGCGGGTATCGCAGGCTATGGCAACTGTATTGGTATCCCAACAGTTGGGGGAGAAGTACAGTTCGACGCTTCTTATGACGGCAATCCGCTCGTGAATGCGATGTGTGTCGGCTTGATCGACCACAAAGACATCCAAAAGGGACTGGCAAAAGGCGCAGGCAACTCTGTGATGTATGTTGGAGCAAGAACCGGACGCGACGGCATTCACGGTGCAACCTTTGCATCAGAAGAACTGACCGAAGCATCTGAAGAGAAGCGCCCGGCGGTTCAGGTCGGTGATCCGTTCATGGAAAAACTTTTGCTTGAAGCCTGTTTGGAGCTCATCCAGAACTGTGATGCATTAGTCGGCATCCAGGATATGGGGGCAGCAGGGCTAACAAGTTCTTCTGCAGAGATGGCGAGCAAAGCGGGTATGGGTATCGAGATGAACCTGGATCTTGTACCGCAGCGCGAGCTTCACATGAGCGCATACGAAATGATGCTTTCTGAATCTCAGGAACGCATGCTGATCGTTATGGAAAAAGGCAGAGAGCAAGAGGCTGTTGAGATCTTTGAGAAATGGGGCCTAGAGGCAGTTGTCGTAGGAAAAGTAATTGAAGAAAAGCAGCTTCGCCTTGTTCATCACGGAGAAGTGGTTGCAGACGTTCCGGTTGATGCACTTGCAGAAGAAGCGCCGGTCTATAATAAGCCATCCAAAGAACCTGCGTATTTTTCTCAGTTCCAGAACGAAGAAGTTTTCGTTCCAAACGTAGAAAACAAGAAAGACACGCTGCTGCAGCTTTTATCCCAGCCAACGATCGCGAGCAAGTCATGGGTATTTGACCAGTATGATTACATGGTTCGCACGAGCACGGTCGTGCCTCCGGGATCAGATGCAGCAGTCATCCGTATCCGTGAAACGGATAAAGCACTCGCGATGACAACAGACTGCAACTCGCGCTACATCTATCTTGATCCGGAAACAGGCGGAAAGATCGCGGTAGCTGAAGCAGCAAGAAACCTTGTATGTTCAGGAGCAGAGCCGCTTGCCATCACAGACTGCCTGAACTACGGAAACCCTGAAAAGCCGGAGATCTTCTGGCAGCTTGAAAAGTCCGTTGACGGAATGAGCGAGGCGTGCCGAACGCTGAGCACACCCGTCATCGGCGGCAACGTTTCTTTATACAACGAAACAAACGGTGTGGCTGTATATCCGACGCCGGTCATCGGCATGGTCGGACTAATTTCTCACCTTGACCATATTACGACGCAATATTTTAAAACACCTGGAGATCTAGTCTATGTGATCGGTGAGACACAGCAGGAATTTGGCGGAAGTGAGCTGCAAAAAATGCAGCTTGGCAAGATCTCCGGAAAAGCACCTGAGCTTCATCTTGAAACAGAAGCTAAACGCCAAAAACAATTGCTCGAAGCGATTCAGAACGGGTTGGTTGAATCCGCACATGATGTGGCAGAAGGCGGGTTGTCGGTAGCACTAGCCGAGAGCATGATGAACGGCGGCATCGGTGCTTCTGTTGAAGTAAATGGCGATATCGTTTCTGTGCTATACAGTGAAACACAGTCACGTTTCCTCGTTTCAGTCAAACCGGAAAACGCAAAGGCGTTTGAAGCCATGGTACAAGACGCGAAACAAATCGGTTTTGTGACCGACACAGCTGTTCTTCGTATCGACCATGAAACAGGCGAAGAAGTGCTGGCAGCGACTCATGAAGAACTTCATTCCGCCTGGAAAGGAGCAATACCATGCTTGCTGACATCAAAGGCTTAA
- the purM gene encoding phosphoribosylformylglycinamidine cyclo-ligase, translated as MAEAYKQAGVDIEAGYEAVDRIKKHALRTRRPEVMAGLGGFGAMFDLSNLSYKEPVLISGTDGVGTKLMVAIMMDKHDTIGVDAVAMCVNDIVAQGAEPLYFLDYIACGRLEPAKVEDIVKGIADGCEQAGCALIGGETAEMPGMYSNGDYDLAGFSVGGAEKSKLIHPGLVKEGDVLIGLSSNGIHSNGYSLVRKVLLETGQLDLNGEFGSEGRTLGEELLVPTRIYVKPLLNVYKNYHVHGAAHITGGGFIENIPRMLPEGLAAEVDYGSWPIPEIFDAIEETGNIGRKEMFTTFNMGIGMVLAVDYDEAFDIIQSLEQDGEKAFVIGRVKKGEGVVFGGGELK; from the coding sequence ATGGCAGAGGCATACAAACAGGCCGGAGTAGATATTGAAGCGGGCTATGAAGCGGTAGACAGAATTAAGAAACACGCATTGCGTACACGCCGTCCGGAAGTCATGGCAGGCCTTGGCGGATTCGGGGCAATGTTCGATCTGTCCAATCTGTCTTATAAAGAGCCTGTTCTTATTTCAGGAACAGACGGAGTGGGAACGAAGCTTATGGTGGCGATCATGATGGACAAGCATGATACCATTGGAGTTGACGCTGTCGCGATGTGTGTGAACGATATCGTGGCTCAAGGAGCCGAGCCGCTGTACTTCCTGGATTACATTGCATGCGGCAGGCTGGAGCCTGCTAAAGTCGAAGACATCGTAAAAGGGATCGCTGACGGCTGCGAACAAGCTGGCTGTGCCCTTATCGGGGGAGAAACTGCAGAAATGCCAGGCATGTACAGCAACGGAGACTATGACCTCGCCGGTTTTTCAGTCGGCGGTGCTGAAAAATCTAAGCTGATCCATCCCGGTCTTGTAAAAGAAGGCGATGTACTAATCGGACTTTCTTCCAACGGTATTCACAGCAATGGCTATTCTTTGGTCCGCAAAGTGCTGCTTGAAACTGGCCAGCTTGATCTGAACGGAGAGTTTGGAAGTGAAGGCCGGACTCTTGGCGAAGAGCTGCTCGTGCCAACCCGAATCTATGTGAAACCGCTGCTTAACGTTTATAAAAACTATCATGTTCACGGAGCGGCGCATATTACCGGCGGAGGTTTCATTGAAAACATTCCCCGTATGCTGCCTGAAGGACTTGCGGCAGAAGTTGATTATGGTTCATGGCCGATTCCAGAGATTTTTGATGCCATAGAAGAGACCGGAAACATCGGCAGAAAAGAGATGTTCACGACGTTCAACATGGGAATCGGAATGGTTCTTGCTGTGGATTATGACGAAGCGTTCGATATTATCCAATCCCTTGAACAGGATGGAGAGAAAGCATTTGTGATCGGCCGTGTGAAAAAAGGCGAGGGTGTTGTGTTCGGCGGCGGTGAACTGAAATGA
- the purN gene encoding phosphoribosylglycinamide formyltransferase gives MKKIAVFASGSGSNFQAINDAINEKSLGAEISLLVCDKPGAYVIERAEEAGVEYFTFFPKQYETKVEFETEILKQLKARDIEFIVLAGYMRLIGCTLLAEYEGRIVNIHPSLLPAFPGKDAIGQALEAQAGVSGVTVHYVDSGMDTGPIIAQKAVMIKKEDTRETLQQRIQKVEHELLPRVLQDLFNQEKVGGVQS, from the coding sequence ATGAAAAAGATCGCAGTATTTGCATCAGGGAGCGGCTCAAACTTTCAAGCGATTAACGATGCCATAAACGAAAAGAGCCTCGGCGCCGAAATTTCACTGCTTGTCTGTGACAAGCCAGGGGCTTATGTCATCGAGCGGGCAGAAGAAGCGGGAGTGGAGTACTTTACGTTTTTTCCGAAGCAGTACGAAACAAAAGTGGAATTTGAAACGGAGATTTTAAAGCAGCTGAAGGCGAGAGACATTGAGTTCATCGTCCTGGCTGGATACATGCGGCTGATCGGCTGCACGCTGCTGGCTGAGTATGAAGGCCGGATCGTAAATATCCACCCGTCCCTGCTTCCGGCTTTTCCCGGCAAGGATGCGATCGGCCAAGCGTTAGAAGCACAAGCGGGAGTATCAGGAGTTACTGTACATTACGTGGACAGCGGAATGGATACAGGGCCGATAATCGCCCAAAAAGCAGTAATGATCAAAAAAGAAGATACGAGAGAGACCTTGCAGCAGCGGATCCAGAAGGTAGAGCATGAGCTGCTTCCTCGTGTTTTACAGGATCTATTCAACCAAGAAAAAGTGGGAGGAGTTCAATCTTGA
- the purF gene encoding amidophosphoribosyltransferase: protein MLADIKGLNEECGVFGIWGHQDAAQLTYYGLHSLQHRGQEGAGIVVTDGAKLKMHKGHGLVNEVFSRGELEGLTGHAAIGHVRYSTAGGNEYANVQPLLFRSQTSSLALAHNGNLVNANALKHQLEAQGSIFQTTSDTEVLAHLIKRSGYIGLKDQVKNALTMLKGAYAFVIMTEDKLMVALDPHGLRPLSIGILGDAYVVASETCAFDVVGAEYLRDVKPGELLIIDNDGMTADTFSSPMNRSICSMEYIYFSRPDSNIDQINIHSARKNLGKELYKEFPVEADVVTGVPDSSISAAIGYAEESGIPYEIGLIKNRYVGRTFIQPSQELRELGVKMKLSPVRGIVEGKRVVMVDDSIVRGTTSRRIVKMLRAAGATEVHVRITAPPIAHPCYYGIDTSERAELIASNHSVEEIRDIIGADSLAFLSPQGLLRGIGRPDSDPNNGQCLACFTGKYPTEIYPDTVLPYEKEMV from the coding sequence ATGCTTGCTGACATCAAAGGCTTAAACGAAGAATGCGGGGTATTTGGGATCTGGGGCCACCAGGATGCGGCCCAGTTAACATATTATGGCCTTCACAGTCTTCAGCACAGAGGACAGGAAGGTGCAGGCATTGTGGTTACAGACGGTGCCAAGCTGAAAATGCACAAAGGACACGGTCTTGTGAACGAGGTATTCAGCCGCGGAGAATTGGAAGGATTAACAGGACATGCGGCCATTGGCCATGTCCGTTACTCCACAGCAGGCGGGAACGAATATGCAAATGTTCAGCCCCTGCTTTTCCGTTCACAGACGTCCAGTCTTGCCCTTGCCCATAACGGAAATCTCGTAAATGCCAACGCATTGAAGCATCAGCTTGAAGCGCAGGGAAGTATTTTTCAAACGACTTCTGACACGGAAGTACTCGCTCATTTAATTAAACGAAGCGGCTATATCGGATTAAAAGATCAAGTGAAAAATGCGCTGACCATGCTTAAGGGAGCGTACGCTTTTGTCATCATGACCGAGGACAAACTGATGGTGGCGCTTGACCCGCACGGCCTTCGTCCACTATCCATCGGAATCCTGGGAGATGCTTATGTCGTCGCTTCTGAAACGTGTGCATTTGACGTGGTTGGAGCCGAGTATTTACGTGATGTGAAACCTGGTGAACTATTAATTATTGATAATGACGGCATGACAGCGGACACGTTCTCTTCACCGATGAACCGCTCCATCTGCTCTATGGAATATATTTATTTTTCAAGACCGGACAGCAACATCGATCAGATTAATATCCATAGCGCACGAAAAAACCTTGGTAAAGAGCTCTATAAGGAGTTTCCGGTAGAGGCTGATGTCGTAACAGGGGTTCCTGATTCCAGTATTTCAGCAGCAATCGGATATGCGGAAGAGTCTGGCATACCGTATGAGATCGGTTTGATCAAAAATCGTTATGTCGGCCGTACGTTCATCCAGCCTTCTCAGGAATTGCGTGAACTAGGGGTGAAAATGAAGCTTTCTCCGGTTCGCGGGATTGTAGAAGGCAAACGTGTGGTCATGGTGGATGACTCGATCGTTCGCGGAACAACAAGCCGGCGTATCGTTAAAATGCTGCGCGCGGCAGGAGCGACTGAAGTGCATGTACGGATTACCGCACCGCCGATCGCCCACCCGTGTTATTACGGAATTGATACCTCTGAGCGTGCAGAACTGATTGCATCGAATCATTCTGTAGAAGAAATCAGGGACATTATCGGTGCGGATTCACTGGCGTTCCTATCTCCGCAAGGATTGTTAAGAGGAATCGGACGCCCGGACAGCGATCCGAACAACGGACAGTGCCTCGCTTGCTTTACTGGAAAGTATCCGACGGAAATTTACCCGGATACGGTGCTGCCTTACGAAAAAGAAATGGTGTAA
- the purH gene encoding bifunctional phosphoribosylaminoimidazolecarboxamide formyltransferase/IMP cyclohydrolase, translating to MTIKRALVSVSNKAGLVPFVKALADKGVEIISTGGTSKALQEAGVNVTGISEVTGFPEIMDGRVKTLHPMIHGGLLAVRENESHVRQMEENGISPIDLVVVNLYPFKETISKEDVAFADAIENIDIGGPSMLRSAAKNHAYVTVVVDPSDYSRVLEEVEKNNEVSVETRRKLAAKTFRHTAAYDALIAEYLTNMVEEENPESYTVTYEKKQDLRYGENPHQKAAFYKAPLGTKTSIAQAEQLHGKELSYNNINDADAALQIVREFQDPAVVAVKHMNPCGVGTGNSVEDAFAKAFAADPISIFGGIIASNVEINEAAAQKMSEIFLEIIIAPSFSPEAKEILTKKKNIRLLTLELGEDKKQEKRSTTVRGGLLIQDEDAYGLEQANISIPTKREPNEKEWEDLNLAWKVVKHVKSNAIVLAKDQMTIGVGAGQMNRVGAAKIAIEQAGEKAEGSALGSDAFFPMDDTVEAAAKAGVTAIIQPGGSVKDEDSIKKADEYGIAMVFTGVRHFKH from the coding sequence TTGACCATTAAACGAGCATTAGTATCAGTATCGAATAAAGCAGGACTTGTTCCTTTTGTAAAAGCGCTGGCCGATAAAGGCGTGGAAATCATCTCAACCGGCGGAACGAGCAAAGCATTGCAGGAAGCCGGAGTGAACGTGACCGGCATTTCAGAAGTGACCGGTTTTCCTGAAATCATGGACGGACGCGTTAAAACCTTGCACCCGATGATTCACGGAGGCCTTCTGGCAGTAAGGGAGAACGAAAGCCATGTTCGCCAGATGGAGGAAAACGGCATTTCTCCTATCGATCTTGTTGTCGTTAACCTTTATCCGTTCAAAGAAACCATCTCAAAAGAGGATGTGGCTTTTGCTGATGCAATCGAAAACATCGATATCGGCGGGCCGAGCATGCTTCGTTCCGCAGCGAAAAACCATGCGTATGTAACGGTTGTCGTCGATCCATCCGATTACAGCAGGGTGCTTGAAGAAGTAGAGAAAAACAATGAAGTCTCTGTAGAAACCCGCCGTAAGCTGGCGGCGAAAACATTCCGCCATACAGCGGCATACGATGCGCTGATCGCTGAATACTTAACAAACATGGTAGAAGAAGAAAACCCTGAATCTTATACAGTTACGTATGAAAAGAAACAGGATCTTCGCTACGGGGAAAATCCCCACCAAAAAGCGGCTTTCTATAAAGCACCGCTAGGAACAAAAACATCCATCGCTCAAGCTGAACAGCTCCACGGCAAAGAGCTTTCTTACAATAACATTAACGATGCGGATGCGGCTCTTCAGATCGTCCGCGAGTTCCAAGATCCAGCTGTTGTTGCGGTCAAGCACATGAATCCATGCGGTGTTGGAACAGGAAATAGTGTGGAAGATGCTTTCGCGAAAGCATTCGCAGCCGATCCGATCTCCATTTTCGGAGGCATTATCGCATCTAACGTGGAGATTAACGAAGCGGCTGCACAAAAGATGAGCGAGATCTTCCTGGAGATCATTATTGCACCATCATTTAGTCCCGAAGCGAAAGAGATTTTAACGAAAAAGAAAAATATCCGATTGCTTACACTTGAGCTCGGTGAAGATAAAAAGCAAGAGAAAAGATCAACAACCGTTCGCGGCGGTCTTCTTATTCAGGACGAAGATGCGTACGGTTTGGAGCAAGCCAATATCTCGATCCCGACCAAACGCGAACCCAACGAAAAAGAGTGGGAGGATTTGAATCTTGCATGGAAAGTCGTCAAGCATGTGAAATCCAATGCGATCGTTTTAGCGAAAGATCAGATGACGATCGGGGTAGGAGCAGGGCAGATGAACCGTGTTGGTGCTGCTAAAATTGCGATCGAGCAAGCGGGAGAAAAAGCGGAAGGAAGCGCCCTTGGTTCTGATGCGTTTTTCCCGATGGACGATACCGTAGAAGCGGCAGCGAAAGCCGGTGTTACGGCGATCATCCAGCCAGGCGGATCGGTAAAAGACGAAGATTCCATCAAAAAAGCGGACGAATACGGCATCGCGATGGTCTTTACCGGCGTACGCCATTTTAAACATTAA
- a CDS encoding EYxxD motif small membrane protein, protein MKEYLMDTIFIYATLIGSIIAILFAFVKKRRVK, encoded by the coding sequence ATGAAAGAATATTTAATGGATACCATTTTTATCTATGCGACGCTCATCGGCAGCATTATTGCGATTTTATTCGCATTCGTTAAAAAGCGGCGCGTGAAATAG